In Sceloporus undulatus isolate JIND9_A2432 ecotype Alabama unplaced genomic scaffold, SceUnd_v1.1 scaffold_23, whole genome shotgun sequence, a genomic segment contains:
- the LOC121917541 gene encoding N-acetyllactosaminide beta-1,3-N-acetylglucosaminyltransferase 2-like gives MKESRCLTVATALLTLVALKAYMEWSAEQEEGFPTPHGVGWHSSSITPAQPLSEDLPVFVPQHFNASLQQLRQSIPKTKAYWNEKQHRNFRILEGDLEANASWNECFGPGTADRVAKIKDFGSYSELYRNFILYDECRTFPLLLNQPTKCTTSGKNHTFLLLAIKSLPGNFAARQAIRDTWGHEGAPGGLLVRTVFLLGTAQSRSGPRLQRLVEYESQTFGDILMWDFEDTFFNLTLKDYLFLNWTLEHCRKVRFILKGDDDVFINMPKVLDFLGSLDVQKPLYTGQVMANASPFRVRKSKYYVPESYYVGPYPAYAGGGGYIFSGPLAQWLHLVSRHIAFYPIDDVYTGLCFQALGIRPESHPGFQTFDIAEKDRDDPCVHSRLLLVHRRSPQQTLQLWKQITNPELKC, from the coding sequence ATGAAAGAATCCCGGTGCCTGACGGTGGCCACTGCTTTGCTGACGCTGGTAGCCCTCAAGGCCTACATGGAATGGAGTGCTGAGCAGGAGGAGGGCTTCCCAACCCCTCATGGAGTCGGCTGGCACAGCAGCTCCATCACGCCCGCCCAGCCCTTGAGTGAAGACCTGCCAGTCTTTGTTCCACAACACTTCAATGCTTCCTTGCAGCAGCTGCGCCAAAGCATCCCAAAGACCAAAGCCTATTGGAATGAGAAACAACACCGTAACTTCCGAATCCTCGAGGGGGACTTGGAGGCCAATGCTTCATGGAACGAATGCTTTGGTCCCGGAACAGCAGACAGAGTGGCCAAGATCAAAGATTTTGGGTCCTACTCAGAGCTTTACAGGAATTTCATTTTATACGATGAATGCCGGACCTTTCCGCTCTTGCTCAACCAGCCAACCAAGTGCACCACCAGTGGCAAGAACCACACCTTCCTACTCTTAGCCATCAAATCTTTGCCTGGCAACTTTGCTGCCCGTCAGGCCATCCGGGACACGTGGGGGCATGAGGGTGCCCCTGGGGGTTTACTAGTCCGCACCGTTTTCTTGTTGGGCACAGCCCAGAGCCGTTCTGGGCCTCGCTTGCAACGGCTGGTAGAATACGAGAGCCAGACTTTTGGTGACATCTTAATGTGGGACTTTGAGGACACCTTCTTCAACTTGACGCTGAAGGACTACCTCTTTCTCAACTGGACCCTAGAACATTGCCGGAAGGTCCGTTTCATTCTCAAGGGGGATGATGACGTTTTTATCAACATGCCCAAGGTCTTGGATTTCCTTGGCTCTTTAGATGTTCAAAAGCCACTGTACACGGGCCAAGTGATGGCCAATGCGTCACCATTCCGCGTTCGCAAAAGCAAGTACTATGTGCCAGAATCGTACTACGTAGGGCCTTACCCAGCCTATGCAGGCGGTGGTGGCTACATCTTCTCGGGACCACTAGCCCAGTGGCTTCACCTTGTTTCTCGACACATAGCCTTTTACCCTATTGATGATGTTTACACAGGCCTTTGCTTCCAAGCCCTGGGTATCCGCCCAGAGtcccatcctggcttccagacctttgataTCGCAGAGAAGGACCGTGATGATCCCTGTGTGCATAGCAGACTACTTTTGGTGCACCGACGTAGCCCTCAGCAGACCCTTCAACTCTGGAAACAAATTACAAACCCAGAACTCAAGTGCTGA